The following are encoded together in the Oncorhynchus masou masou isolate Uvic2021 chromosome 5, UVic_Omas_1.1, whole genome shotgun sequence genome:
- the LOC135527036 gene encoding calcium/calmodulin-dependent protein kinase type 1D-like isoform X1, with the protein MASCEGAGCDDRATMGRKEITCSWKKVINNIRDVFEFKKALGSGSFSEVYLVREKKTGNLYALKCLKKKHLSCSKLENEITVLKKIRHDNVVGLEDFYETRTHYYLVMQLVSGGELFDRIIDRGVYTEKDASCLVHQVLEAVNYLHENSIVHRDLKPENLLYFNSDENSKIMISDFGLSKMSDHGVMSTACGTPGYVAPEVLAQKPYSKAVDCWSIGVITYILLCGYPPFFEDNETRLFSKIMRADYAFHTPFWDNISESAKDFIRNMMQKHPKKRFSTEQALRHPWIIGKTARDQDIYESVSIQIQKNFAKSKWRQAFNATAAINHMKKLQLAHADPDAPLPPIPCKFQNTQQGVNNITAKDTNGNPPIPVTPPEVQCRGLRASHSEPRHTPVVMETCNAENCSSFEAAKSCDTIDRATNRNGHTMQTGVCSVM; encoded by the exons ATGGCCTCTTGTGAAG GTGCCGGCTGTGACGACAGAGCCACCATGGGTCGCAAAGAAATAACCTGCAGCTGGAAGAAAGTCATCAACAATATCAGAGATGTGTTCGAATTCAAAAAAGCGCTGGGATC GGGTTCGTTCTCCGAGGTGTATCTGGTGAGAGAAAAGAAGACTGGAAACCTCTATGCCCTGAAGTGTCTGAAGAAAAAGCACCTCAGCTGTAGCAAGCTAGAGAACGAGATCACTGTGCTGAAGaa gATAAGGCACGACAATGTGGTTGGATTGGAAGACTTCTATGAAACTCGGACACACTACTACCTTGTCATGCAGCT GGTGTCTGGTGGGGAGCTGTTTGACCGTATCATAGATCGGGGGGTGTACACAGAGAAGGACGCCAGCTGTCTGGTTCACCAAGTGCTGGAGGCTGTCAACTACCTTCACGAGAACAGCATAGTGCACAGGGACCTCAAG CCAGAGAACCTACTATACTTCAACTCAGATGAGAACTCCAAGATCATGATCAGTGACTTCGGCCTGTCCAAGATGTCCGACCACGGAGTGATGTCCACGGCCTGCGGCACGCCAGgatatgttg CCCCTGAAGTTCTGGCTCAGAAACCCTACAGCAAGGCAGTGGACTGCTGGTCCATAGGGGTCATCACATACATCCT GCTGTGCGGCTACCCTCCGTTCTTTGAGGACAACGAGACACGTCTGTTCTCTAAGATAATGAGGGCCGACTACGCTTTCCACACACCCTTCTGGGATAACATCTCAGAGTCAG CGAAGGACTTCATCCGGAACATGATGCAGAAGCACCCTAAGAAACGCTTCAGCACAGAACAGGCCCTCAGACACCCCTG GATCATTGGGAAGACAGCGAGGGATCAGGACATCTATGAATCAGTCAGCATACAGATCCAGAAGAACTTTGCCAAgtccaaatggagg CAAGCCTTCAACGCCACGGCAGCCATCAACCACATGAAGAAGCTGCAGTTGGCCCACGCCGACCCTGATGCCCCTCTCCCACCTATCCCCTGCAAGTTCCAGAATACTCAGCAGGGCGTCAACAACATCACCGCCAAGGACACCAACGGCAACCCCCCAATCCCAGTGACCCCTCCGGAGGTGCAGTGCCGTGGCCTGAGAGCCAGTCACAGCGAGCCCAGGCACACGCCGGTCGTTATGGAGACATGTAACGCAGAGAATTGCTCCTCATTCGAGGCAGCTAAGAG CTGTGATACCATTGACAGGGCGACCAATAGGAATGGGCACACCATGCAGACTGGGGTGTGTTCTGTTATGTGA
- the LOC135527036 gene encoding calcium/calmodulin-dependent protein kinase type 1D-like isoform X2, with translation MGRKEITCSWKKVINNIRDVFEFKKALGSGSFSEVYLVREKKTGNLYALKCLKKKHLSCSKLENEITVLKKIRHDNVVGLEDFYETRTHYYLVMQLVSGGELFDRIIDRGVYTEKDASCLVHQVLEAVNYLHENSIVHRDLKPENLLYFNSDENSKIMISDFGLSKMSDHGVMSTACGTPGYVAPEVLAQKPYSKAVDCWSIGVITYILLCGYPPFFEDNETRLFSKIMRADYAFHTPFWDNISESAKDFIRNMMQKHPKKRFSTEQALRHPWIIGKTARDQDIYESVSIQIQKNFAKSKWRQAFNATAAINHMKKLQLAHADPDAPLPPIPCKFQNTQQGVNNITAKDTNGNPPIPVTPPEVQCRGLRASHSEPRHTPVVMETCNAENCSSFEAAKSCDTIDRATNRNGHTMQTGVCSVM, from the exons ATGGGTCGCAAAGAAATAACCTGCAGCTGGAAGAAAGTCATCAACAATATCAGAGATGTGTTCGAATTCAAAAAAGCGCTGGGATC GGGTTCGTTCTCCGAGGTGTATCTGGTGAGAGAAAAGAAGACTGGAAACCTCTATGCCCTGAAGTGTCTGAAGAAAAAGCACCTCAGCTGTAGCAAGCTAGAGAACGAGATCACTGTGCTGAAGaa gATAAGGCACGACAATGTGGTTGGATTGGAAGACTTCTATGAAACTCGGACACACTACTACCTTGTCATGCAGCT GGTGTCTGGTGGGGAGCTGTTTGACCGTATCATAGATCGGGGGGTGTACACAGAGAAGGACGCCAGCTGTCTGGTTCACCAAGTGCTGGAGGCTGTCAACTACCTTCACGAGAACAGCATAGTGCACAGGGACCTCAAG CCAGAGAACCTACTATACTTCAACTCAGATGAGAACTCCAAGATCATGATCAGTGACTTCGGCCTGTCCAAGATGTCCGACCACGGAGTGATGTCCACGGCCTGCGGCACGCCAGgatatgttg CCCCTGAAGTTCTGGCTCAGAAACCCTACAGCAAGGCAGTGGACTGCTGGTCCATAGGGGTCATCACATACATCCT GCTGTGCGGCTACCCTCCGTTCTTTGAGGACAACGAGACACGTCTGTTCTCTAAGATAATGAGGGCCGACTACGCTTTCCACACACCCTTCTGGGATAACATCTCAGAGTCAG CGAAGGACTTCATCCGGAACATGATGCAGAAGCACCCTAAGAAACGCTTCAGCACAGAACAGGCCCTCAGACACCCCTG GATCATTGGGAAGACAGCGAGGGATCAGGACATCTATGAATCAGTCAGCATACAGATCCAGAAGAACTTTGCCAAgtccaaatggagg CAAGCCTTCAACGCCACGGCAGCCATCAACCACATGAAGAAGCTGCAGTTGGCCCACGCCGACCCTGATGCCCCTCTCCCACCTATCCCCTGCAAGTTCCAGAATACTCAGCAGGGCGTCAACAACATCACCGCCAAGGACACCAACGGCAACCCCCCAATCCCAGTGACCCCTCCGGAGGTGCAGTGCCGTGGCCTGAGAGCCAGTCACAGCGAGCCCAGGCACACGCCGGTCGTTATGGAGACATGTAACGCAGAGAATTGCTCCTCATTCGAGGCAGCTAAGAG CTGTGATACCATTGACAGGGCGACCAATAGGAATGGGCACACCATGCAGACTGGGGTGTGTTCTGTTATGTGA